A single genomic interval of Nycticebus coucang isolate mNycCou1 chromosome 21, mNycCou1.pri, whole genome shotgun sequence harbors:
- the ACTR5 gene encoding actin-related protein 5 isoform X1 has product MAANVFQFRDVRAAPDPVLEAGPLAHGPLPVPLVLDNGSFQVRAGWVCPGPDPGPEPRLQFRAVCARGRGGARGGAGPQVGNALGSLEPLRWMLRSPFDRNVPVNLELQELLLDYSFQHLGVSSQGCVDHPIVLTEAVCNPLYSRQMMSELLFECYGIPKVAYGIDSLFSFYYNKPKNSMSSGLIVSSGYQCTHILPILEGRLDAKNCKRINLGGSQAAGYLQRLLQLKYPGHLAAITLSRMEEILHEHSYIAEDYVEELQKWRCPDYYENNVHKMQLPFSSKLLGSTVTSEEKQERRQQQLRRLQELNARRREEKLQLDQERLERLLYVQELLEDGQMDQFHKALIELNMDSPEELQSYIQKLSLAVEQAKQKILQAEVTLEVDVVDSKPETPDLEQIEPSLEDVESMNDLDPLFSEETPEVEKPVATVQPVFNLAAYHQLFVGTERIRAPEIIFQPSLIGEEQAGIAETLQYILDRYPKDVQEMLVQNVFLTGGNTMYPGMKARMEKELLEMRPFRSSFQVHLASNPVLDAWYGARDWALEHLDDDEAWITRREYEEKGGEYLKEHCASNIYVPIRLPKQASRSSEAQASSKGPSAGGSAAGEQV; this is encoded by the exons ATGGCGGCCAACGTCTTCCAGTTCCGCGACGTGCGCGCTGCTCCTGATCCGGTGCTGGAGGCCGGCCCGTTGGCCCACGGGCCACTGCCAGTGCCCCTGGTGCTAGACAACGGGTCGTTCCAGGTCCGCGCGGGTTGGGTATGTCCCGGGCCGGACCCAGGCCCCGAGCCGCGCTTGCAGTTCCGCGCGGTGTGCGCCCGCGGGCGTGGcggggcgcggggcggggcgggcccACAGGTGGGCAATGCATTGGGCAGCCTGGAGCCGCTGCGCTGGATGCTGCGTTCACCCTTCGACCGCAATGTACCTGTTAACTTGGAGCTGCAGGAGCTGCTGCTTGATTACAGCTTCCAGCACCTGGGTGTCTCCTCACAG GGTTGTGTTGATCATCCCATAGTTTTGACAGAAGCTGTGTGCAACCCCCTGTATTCACGACAAATGATGTCGGAGCTTCTTTTTGAGTGCTATGGGATCCCCAAGGTTGCCTATGGAATAGACAGCCTTTTCAGCTTCTACTACAATAAACCAAAGAACTCAATGTCCAGTGGGCTCATCGTTTCATCTGGATATCAGTGCACGCATATTTTGCCCATCCTAGAAGGAAG ATTAGATGCTAAAAACTGCAAGCGCATCAATCTTGGAGGAAGTCAGGCAGCTGGCTACCTCCAGCGTCTGCTCCAGCTGAAGTATCCTGGGCACCTGGCAGCTATCACTCTCAGCCGCATGGAAGAGATTCTGCATGAGCACAGCTACATAGCTGAGGATTATGTAGAAG aattgcAGAAATGGCGGTGCCCTGATTATTACGAGAACAACGTCCACAAGATGCAGCTCCCATTTTCCAGCAAGCTTCTCGGCAGCACTGTGACCTCTGAGGAGAAACAGGAAAGGCGGCAGCAGCAACTGCGTCGGCTGCAGGAGCTCAACGCCCGGCGGCGGGAGGAGAAGCTGCAGCTGGATCAGGAGCGTCTGGAGAGACTGCTCTACGTGCAG GAACTTCTAGAGGATGGCCAGATGGATCAGTTTCACAAAGCTCTGATAGAACTGAACATGGACTCCCCAGAAGAGCTGCAGTCCTACATACAGAAGCTCAGTTTGGCAGTAGAGCAAGCTAAGCAGAAAATCCTTCAAGCAGAAGTCACCCTGGAGGTGGATGTGGTAGATAGCAAGCCAGAG acccCAGACTTGGAGCAGATAGAGCCGTCTTTGGAGGACGTGGAAAGCATGAATGACCTTGATCCCTTGTTTTCAGAGGAAACACCTGAAGTGGAGAAGCCGGTTGCCACTGTCCAG CCCGTGTTTAACTTGGCAGCATATCATCAGCTGTTTGTTGGGACAGAAAGAATTCGAGCTCCAGAGATAATTTTCCAGCCATCTCTCATAGGAGAAGAGCAGGCTGGGATTGCAGAGACTCTTCAGTACATTCTGGACAG GTACCCAAAGGATGTCCAGGAAATGTTGGTTCAGAATGTTTTCCTCACTGGTGGGAACACCATGTACCCTGGGATGAAAGCCAGAATGGAGAAGGAGCTGCTGGAGATGCGGCCCTTTAGGTCTTCTTTTCAG GTTCACCTCGCCTCGAACCCTGTGCTGGATGCCTGGTACGGTGCCCGTGACTGGGCCTTGGAGCACCTAGATGACGACGAAGCCTGGATCACCAGGAGAGAATAcgaagagaagggaggagaataCCTCAAGGAGCACTGTGCCTCCAACATCTACGTTCCCATCCGCTTGCCGAAGCAGGCGTCCCGCTCCTCGGAAGCCCAGGCGTCCAGCAAGGGCCCAAGTGCTGGTGGGAGTGCTGCCGGGGAGCAGGTGTAG
- the ACTR5 gene encoding actin-related protein 5 isoform X2 produces MAANVFQFRDVRAAPDPVLEAGPLAHGPLPVPLVLDNGSFQGCVDHPIVLTEAVCNPLYSRQMMSELLFECYGIPKVAYGIDSLFSFYYNKPKNSMSSGLIVSSGYQCTHILPILEGRLDAKNCKRINLGGSQAAGYLQRLLQLKYPGHLAAITLSRMEEILHEHSYIAEDYVEELQKWRCPDYYENNVHKMQLPFSSKLLGSTVTSEEKQERRQQQLRRLQELNARRREEKLQLDQERLERLLYVQELLEDGQMDQFHKALIELNMDSPEELQSYIQKLSLAVEQAKQKILQAEVTLEVDVVDSKPETPDLEQIEPSLEDVESMNDLDPLFSEETPEVEKPVATVQPVFNLAAYHQLFVGTERIRAPEIIFQPSLIGEEQAGIAETLQYILDRYPKDVQEMLVQNVFLTGGNTMYPGMKARMEKELLEMRPFRSSFQVHLASNPVLDAWYGARDWALEHLDDDEAWITRREYEEKGGEYLKEHCASNIYVPIRLPKQASRSSEAQASSKGPSAGGSAAGEQV; encoded by the exons ATGGCGGCCAACGTCTTCCAGTTCCGCGACGTGCGCGCTGCTCCTGATCCGGTGCTGGAGGCCGGCCCGTTGGCCCACGGGCCACTGCCAGTGCCCCTGGTGCTAGACAACGGGTCGTTCCAG GGTTGTGTTGATCATCCCATAGTTTTGACAGAAGCTGTGTGCAACCCCCTGTATTCACGACAAATGATGTCGGAGCTTCTTTTTGAGTGCTATGGGATCCCCAAGGTTGCCTATGGAATAGACAGCCTTTTCAGCTTCTACTACAATAAACCAAAGAACTCAATGTCCAGTGGGCTCATCGTTTCATCTGGATATCAGTGCACGCATATTTTGCCCATCCTAGAAGGAAG ATTAGATGCTAAAAACTGCAAGCGCATCAATCTTGGAGGAAGTCAGGCAGCTGGCTACCTCCAGCGTCTGCTCCAGCTGAAGTATCCTGGGCACCTGGCAGCTATCACTCTCAGCCGCATGGAAGAGATTCTGCATGAGCACAGCTACATAGCTGAGGATTATGTAGAAG aattgcAGAAATGGCGGTGCCCTGATTATTACGAGAACAACGTCCACAAGATGCAGCTCCCATTTTCCAGCAAGCTTCTCGGCAGCACTGTGACCTCTGAGGAGAAACAGGAAAGGCGGCAGCAGCAACTGCGTCGGCTGCAGGAGCTCAACGCCCGGCGGCGGGAGGAGAAGCTGCAGCTGGATCAGGAGCGTCTGGAGAGACTGCTCTACGTGCAG GAACTTCTAGAGGATGGCCAGATGGATCAGTTTCACAAAGCTCTGATAGAACTGAACATGGACTCCCCAGAAGAGCTGCAGTCCTACATACAGAAGCTCAGTTTGGCAGTAGAGCAAGCTAAGCAGAAAATCCTTCAAGCAGAAGTCACCCTGGAGGTGGATGTGGTAGATAGCAAGCCAGAG acccCAGACTTGGAGCAGATAGAGCCGTCTTTGGAGGACGTGGAAAGCATGAATGACCTTGATCCCTTGTTTTCAGAGGAAACACCTGAAGTGGAGAAGCCGGTTGCCACTGTCCAG CCCGTGTTTAACTTGGCAGCATATCATCAGCTGTTTGTTGGGACAGAAAGAATTCGAGCTCCAGAGATAATTTTCCAGCCATCTCTCATAGGAGAAGAGCAGGCTGGGATTGCAGAGACTCTTCAGTACATTCTGGACAG GTACCCAAAGGATGTCCAGGAAATGTTGGTTCAGAATGTTTTCCTCACTGGTGGGAACACCATGTACCCTGGGATGAAAGCCAGAATGGAGAAGGAGCTGCTGGAGATGCGGCCCTTTAGGTCTTCTTTTCAG GTTCACCTCGCCTCGAACCCTGTGCTGGATGCCTGGTACGGTGCCCGTGACTGGGCCTTGGAGCACCTAGATGACGACGAAGCCTGGATCACCAGGAGAGAATAcgaagagaagggaggagaataCCTCAAGGAGCACTGTGCCTCCAACATCTACGTTCCCATCCGCTTGCCGAAGCAGGCGTCCCGCTCCTCGGAAGCCCAGGCGTCCAGCAAGGGCCCAAGTGCTGGTGGGAGTGCTGCCGGGGAGCAGGTGTAG